The Anabas testudineus chromosome 14, fAnaTes1.2, whole genome shotgun sequence genome includes a region encoding these proteins:
- the LOC113171085 gene encoding olfactory receptor 1-like — translation MDFFNSALGRNITFVRPAYFIISGFIGIPNINYYYVFLFVVYVVSVLGNMTVMALIYLDYNLRTPKYVAVFNLAFVDLFGSSALVPKVIDIFLFNHPSIPYSDCLVFLFFCYTCLWMQSFNLVALSYDRLVAIIFPLHYQVKVTHRFMFSLIASFWVFVIIANLITVGYITRLSFCESVVINSYFCDHGQMYRLACNDNTPSFVIAKLIPFLTLWLPLAFILLSYSYIGYALYKKTTFQERVKAFKTCTAHLSLVTIYFIPVLVTFTMNANIHPNARIINLSLTSVFPPMLNPIIYVLQTQEIKTSLKRILKITKQSRMTVKKNCVSSM, via the coding sequence ATGGACTTTTTTAACTCGGCTCTTGGGAGAAACATCACTTTTGTGCGTCctgcatattttataataaGTGGATTTATTGGTATTcctaatataaattattattatgtgtttctctttgttgtttatgttgtttctgtgctaGGAAACATGACTGTGATGGCACTAATATACTTGGATTATAATCTGAGAACTCCAAAGTATGTAGCAGTTTTTAATCTAGCATTTGTAGACCTGTTTGGTAGCTCTGCTTTGGTGCCCAAAGTTATCGACATCTTCCTCTTTAACCACCCCTCCATCCCCTACAGCGACTGCTTggtcttcctttttttctgctacACCTGTCTTTGGATGCAGTCATTTAATCTTGTTGCACTCTCCTATGACAGACTTGTAGCCATCATCTTTCCACTGCACTATCAAGTGAAAGTCACCCACAggttcatgttttctttgattgcCTCTTTCTGGGTCTTTGTGATCATTGCTAATCTCATTACAGTTGGTTATATTACCAGACTTTCCTTCTGTGAATCTGTTGTTATCAACAGCTATTTCTGTGACCATGGTCAGATGTACCGTCTGGCCTGTAATGACAACACACCCAGCTTCGTTATTGCTAAGTTAATACCATTCCTTACTCTTTGGCTTCCTCTGGCATTTATCTTGTTAAGTTATTCTTATATTGGTTATGCCCTGTATAAGAAAACCACATTCCAGGAAAGAGTGAAGGCCTTTAAAACCTGCACAGCTCATCTTTCATTAGTAACAATCTACTTTATTCCAGTATTAGTCACATTCACTATGAATGCAAATATACATCCAAATGCCAGAATCATAAACCTTTCTCTgacctctgtttttcctcccatGTTGAATCCAATTATTTATGTTCTGCAGACACAAGAAATCAAGACATCATTAAAGA
- the LOC113171083 gene encoding olfactory receptor 1500-like: MDFFNSALGKNITFLRPAYFIISGFIGIPYINYYYVFLFIVYVVSVLGNMTVMALIYLDYNLRTPKYVAVFNLAFVDLVGSSALVPKVIDIFLFNHPSIPYNDCLTFMFFCYTCLSMQSFNLVALSYDRLVAIIFPLRYHVKVTHRFMFSLIASFWVFVVIAHLITVGYITRLSFCESVVINSYFCDHGQMYRLACNDNTPSFVMAKLMPFLTLWLPLVFVLLSYLCIGYALSKIATVQERMKAFKTCTAHLSLVTIYFIPVLITFTMNTNIHPNARIVNLSLTSAFPPMLNPIIYVLQTQEIKMSLKKILKIPKQCKIPEKKVLIK, encoded by the coding sequence ATGGACTTTTTTAACTCGGCTCTTGggaaaaacatcacttttttGCGTCctgcatattttataataaGTGGATTTATTGGTATTCCCTATATAAATTATTACtatgtgtttctctttattgtttatgttgtttctgtgctggGAAACATGACTGTGATGGCACTAATATACTTGGATTATAATCTGAGAACTCCAAAGTATGTAGCAGTTTTTAACTTAGCATTTGTGGATCTGGTTGGTAGCTCTGCTTTGGTGCCCAAAGTTATCGACATATTTCTGTTTAACCACCCCTCCATCCCCTATAACGACTGCTTAaccttcatgtttttctgctacaCCTGTCTTTCAATGCAGTCATTTAATCTTGTTGCACTCTCCTATGACAGACTTGTAGCCATCATCTTTCCACTGCGCTATCATGTGAAAGTCACCCACAGGTTCATGTTTTCATTGATTGCCTCTTTCTGGGTCTTTGTGGTTATTGCTCATCTCATTACAGTTGGTTATATTACCAGACTGTCTTTCTGTGAATCTGTGGTTATTAACAGCTATTTCTGTGACCATGGTCAGATGTACCGTTTGGCCTGTAATGACAACACACCCAGCTTTGTTATGGCTAAGTTAATGCCATTCCTTACTCTTTGGCTTCCTctggtatttgttttattaagttatttatgTATTGGCTATGCACTGTCTAAAATAGCCACTGTTCAGGAAAGAATGAAAgcttttaaaacctgcacagcTCATCTTTCCTTAGTAACAATCTACTTCATCCCAGTACTAATTACATTTACTatgaatacaaatatacacCCAAATGCCAGAATCGTAAACCTTTCTTTGACCTCTGCATTTCCTCCCATGTTGAATCCAATTATTTATGTTCTACAGACACAAGAAATCAAAATGTCAttgaaaaaaatactaaaaattcCAAAACAATGCAAAATCCCAGAAAAGAAAGTACTCATAAAATGA